A genomic window from Camelina sativa cultivar DH55 chromosome 2, Cs, whole genome shotgun sequence includes:
- the LOC104727322 gene encoding low-temperature-induced 78 kDa protein-like isoform X2 → MDQTEEPREPLKTQQQHPEEVEHHENGATKMFRKVKARAKKFKNSLTKHGQGQEQDHDVVEDDDDDEDDELESEGNSAHGVTGKPETLSHPRETSVPAPEEIVPPGTKVFPVVSSDYSKPAEPVSSDYSKPPEPVSSDYSKPPEPVPIHDSSYANEGLFNHPKTTDTSDKEESRDVPIRHPVPELSDREESRETHHESLNTPVSLLSGTEDVSRTFPPSGEDDHLGGQRKVNFETPIKIEDDPAVPVGGSDYLSGVSSYESKVSDPTKAGGEGGVPEIAESFGLMKVTDESADQKPGQGFERDLSRRSKEFREFDQDFNSVLGKDSPSKFSGESEAELEKDSSTRSHDFDMKTESGMDKNSPSRSHEFDLKTESGLEKNYPMGFGSESGAEVGRDEFEQKIGSGRNEYSPESDTGLGAPLGGNFPVRSHELDVKEESGVDKDTPTGFDGEPDFLAKGRPGYGDASEERNLPTARSDDVKVETELGRDLSTETHDGLLAPEHSRPNERDEFEESRGDFEETKDETKPKTYAQQFASMLGYSGEIPEGQKTQAARTVDDEDEKLTPVNVKDEETESAVTRKLPFSGGESGVEETEQGDKKDVSGRDYLAEKLTPGEEDKALSEVIAEKLKIGGEEEKKETTATKDVDVTVEKTPTEKVSVEGEHGEAGEEEVKGGGMVGMIKGWFGGAATEEVKPKSPHSVEDSESTQSLGTTVGTKGFPESSGSELGETGVGGGAVPVQRGV, encoded by the exons ATGGATCAGACAGAGGAACCACGGGAACCACTCAAAACACAACAGCAGCACCcag AAGAAGTTGAACATCATGAGAATGGTGCGACTAAGATGTTTAGGAAAGTGAAGGCAAGAGCTAAGAAGTTCAAGAACAGTCTTACTAAACATGGTCAAGGCCAAGAGCAAGATCACGATGTggttgaagatgatgacgacgacgaagatgatgagCTAGAATCAGAAGGGAACAGTGCACATg GTGTAACAGGTAAACCTGAGACTCTGAGTCATCCCAGAGAAACTAGTGTTCCGGCACCAGAGGAGATTGTTCCACCTGGGACAAAGGTGTTTCCTGTTGTGTCTTCTGATTACTCCAAACCAGCTGAACCTGTATCTTCTGATTACTCCAAACCACCTGAACCTGTATCTTCTGATTACTCCAAACCACCTGAACCTGTACCAATACATGATTCATCTTACGCAAACGAGGGATTGTTTAATCATCCAAAAACAACGGATACATCGGACAAGGAAGAGAGCAGAGATGTACCGATTCGTCATCCTGTGCCCGAACTCTCGGATAGAGAAGAGAGCAGAGAGACTCATCATGAGTCATTGAACACTCCTGTGTCTCTGCTTTCCGGAACAGAGGATGTTTCGAGGACGTTTCCTCCAAGTGGTGAAGATGATCATCTCGGTGGTCAACGGAAGGTCAACTTCGAGACTCCTATAAAGATCGAGGATGATCCAGCTGTTCCAGTAGGAGGGTCAGATTATCTCAGTGGTGTATCTAGTTACGAATCCAAAGTTTCTGATCCCACCAAAGCAG GTGGAGAAGGTGGAGTACCCGAGATTGCCGAGTCTTTTGGTCTGATGAAAGTGACAGATGAGTCTGCTGATCAGAAACCAGGACAAGGTTTCGAAAGAGACTTATCGAGGAGAAGCAAAGAATTCAGAGAATTCGATCAAGACTTCAACTCTGTACTCGGTAAGGACTCGCCTTCGAAATTTTCAGGTGAATCAGAAGCTGAGCTTGAGAAAGATTCTTCGACGAGAAGCCATGACTTCGATATGAAGACTGAATCTGGAATGGACAAGAACTCTCCATCAAGAAGCCACGAGTTTGATCTCAAGACTGAGTCTGGACTCGAAAAGAACTATCCAATGGGTTTTGGAAGTGAATCAGGAGCTGAGGTGGGAAGAGATGAGTTTGAGCAGAAGATCGGATCAGGAAGAAACGAGTATTCGCCGGAATCTGACACCGGATTAGGAGCTCCGTTGGGTGGAAACTTTCCGGTGAGAAGCCATGAGTTGGATGTGAAGGAAGAGTCTGGAGTAGACAAGGATACGCCGACTGGATTTGACGGGGAACCAGATTTTCTAGCTAAGGGAAGACCTGGATACGGCGATGCATCAGAAGAGAGAAACTTACCGACGGCGAGAAGTGATGATGTGAAAGTAGAGACTGAGTTGGGAAGAGACTTATCGACGGAGACTCATGATGGATTACTCGCACCGGAACATTCTCGTCCTAATGAGAGAGATGAGTTTGAGGAGTCGAGAGGTGATTTTGAGGAGACGAAAGATGAGACAAAACCTAAGACTTACGCACAACAGTTTGCTTCAATGCTAGGTTACTCCGGAGAAATCCCCGAGGGACAAAAAACTCAAGCGGCGAGAACtgttgatgatgaggatgagaaGTTGACTCCGGTTAACGTAAAGGATGAAGAAACAGAGTCTGCCGTGACGAGGAAGTTACCTTTTTCTGGAGGTGAAAGTGGAGTGGAGGAGACGGAACAAGGGGACAAGAAAGATGTGTCCGGTAGGGATTATCTCGCGGAGAAACTGACACCTGGAGAAGAAGACAAGGCTTTGTCTGAGGTGATCGCTGAGAAACTTAAgattggaggagaagaagagaagaaggaaactaCGGCAACCAAGGATGTGGATGTGACGGTGGAGAAGACCCCTACCGAGAAGGTATCAGTAGAGGGAGAACACGGTGAGGCGGGTGAAGAGGAAGTGAAAGGAGGAGGAATGGTTGGGATGATTAAAGGATGGTTTGGTGGTGCTGCGACGGAGGAGGTGAAGCCAAAATCGCCACATTCTGTTGAAGACTCTGAGTCTACACAATCACTTGGCACAACCGTTG GAACTAAGGGGTTTCCGGAGTCCAGTGGAAGTGAGCTAGGAGAGACTGGCGTTGGTGGCGGAGCTGTACCTGTGCAGAGGGGAGTTTGA
- the LOC104727322 gene encoding low-temperature-induced 78 kDa protein-like isoform X1, which translates to MDQTEEPREPLKTQQQHPEEVEHHENGATKMFRKVKARAKKFKNSLTKHGQGQEQDHDVVEDDDDDEDDELESEGNSAHGVTGKPETLSHPRETSVPAPEEIVPPGTKVFPVVSSDYSKPAEPVSSDYSKPPEPVSSDYSKPPEPVPIHDSSYANEGLFNHPKTTDTSDKEESRDVPIRHPVPELSDREESRETHHESLNTPVSLLSGTEDVSRTFPPSGEDDHLGGQRKVNFETPIKIEDDPAVPVGGSDYLSGVSSYESKVSDPTKAGGEGGVPEIAESFGLMKVTDESADQKPGQGFERDLSRRSKEFREFDQDFNSVLGKDSPSKFSGESEAELEKDSSTRSHDFDMKTESGMDKNSPSRSHEFDLKTESGLEKNYPMGFGSESGAEVGRDEFEQKIGSGRNEYSPESDTGLGAPLGGNFPVRSHELDVKEESGVDKDTPTGFDGEPDFLAKGRPGYGDASEERNLPTARSDDVKVETELGRDLSTETHDGLLAPEHSRPNERDEFEESRGDFEETKDETKPKTYAQQFASMLGYSGEIPEGQKTQAARTVDDEDEKLTPVNVKDEETESAVTRKLPFSGGESGVEETEQGDKKDVSGRDYLAEKLTPGEEDKALSEVIAEKLKIGGEEEKKETTATKDVDVTVEKTPTEKVSVEGEHGEAGEEEVKGGGMVGMIKGWFGGAATEEVKPKSPHSVEDSESTQSLGTTVVIGTKGFPESSGSELGETGVGGGAVPVQRGV; encoded by the exons ATGGATCAGACAGAGGAACCACGGGAACCACTCAAAACACAACAGCAGCACCcag AAGAAGTTGAACATCATGAGAATGGTGCGACTAAGATGTTTAGGAAAGTGAAGGCAAGAGCTAAGAAGTTCAAGAACAGTCTTACTAAACATGGTCAAGGCCAAGAGCAAGATCACGATGTggttgaagatgatgacgacgacgaagatgatgagCTAGAATCAGAAGGGAACAGTGCACATg GTGTAACAGGTAAACCTGAGACTCTGAGTCATCCCAGAGAAACTAGTGTTCCGGCACCAGAGGAGATTGTTCCACCTGGGACAAAGGTGTTTCCTGTTGTGTCTTCTGATTACTCCAAACCAGCTGAACCTGTATCTTCTGATTACTCCAAACCACCTGAACCTGTATCTTCTGATTACTCCAAACCACCTGAACCTGTACCAATACATGATTCATCTTACGCAAACGAGGGATTGTTTAATCATCCAAAAACAACGGATACATCGGACAAGGAAGAGAGCAGAGATGTACCGATTCGTCATCCTGTGCCCGAACTCTCGGATAGAGAAGAGAGCAGAGAGACTCATCATGAGTCATTGAACACTCCTGTGTCTCTGCTTTCCGGAACAGAGGATGTTTCGAGGACGTTTCCTCCAAGTGGTGAAGATGATCATCTCGGTGGTCAACGGAAGGTCAACTTCGAGACTCCTATAAAGATCGAGGATGATCCAGCTGTTCCAGTAGGAGGGTCAGATTATCTCAGTGGTGTATCTAGTTACGAATCCAAAGTTTCTGATCCCACCAAAGCAG GTGGAGAAGGTGGAGTACCCGAGATTGCCGAGTCTTTTGGTCTGATGAAAGTGACAGATGAGTCTGCTGATCAGAAACCAGGACAAGGTTTCGAAAGAGACTTATCGAGGAGAAGCAAAGAATTCAGAGAATTCGATCAAGACTTCAACTCTGTACTCGGTAAGGACTCGCCTTCGAAATTTTCAGGTGAATCAGAAGCTGAGCTTGAGAAAGATTCTTCGACGAGAAGCCATGACTTCGATATGAAGACTGAATCTGGAATGGACAAGAACTCTCCATCAAGAAGCCACGAGTTTGATCTCAAGACTGAGTCTGGACTCGAAAAGAACTATCCAATGGGTTTTGGAAGTGAATCAGGAGCTGAGGTGGGAAGAGATGAGTTTGAGCAGAAGATCGGATCAGGAAGAAACGAGTATTCGCCGGAATCTGACACCGGATTAGGAGCTCCGTTGGGTGGAAACTTTCCGGTGAGAAGCCATGAGTTGGATGTGAAGGAAGAGTCTGGAGTAGACAAGGATACGCCGACTGGATTTGACGGGGAACCAGATTTTCTAGCTAAGGGAAGACCTGGATACGGCGATGCATCAGAAGAGAGAAACTTACCGACGGCGAGAAGTGATGATGTGAAAGTAGAGACTGAGTTGGGAAGAGACTTATCGACGGAGACTCATGATGGATTACTCGCACCGGAACATTCTCGTCCTAATGAGAGAGATGAGTTTGAGGAGTCGAGAGGTGATTTTGAGGAGACGAAAGATGAGACAAAACCTAAGACTTACGCACAACAGTTTGCTTCAATGCTAGGTTACTCCGGAGAAATCCCCGAGGGACAAAAAACTCAAGCGGCGAGAACtgttgatgatgaggatgagaaGTTGACTCCGGTTAACGTAAAGGATGAAGAAACAGAGTCTGCCGTGACGAGGAAGTTACCTTTTTCTGGAGGTGAAAGTGGAGTGGAGGAGACGGAACAAGGGGACAAGAAAGATGTGTCCGGTAGGGATTATCTCGCGGAGAAACTGACACCTGGAGAAGAAGACAAGGCTTTGTCTGAGGTGATCGCTGAGAAACTTAAgattggaggagaagaagagaagaaggaaactaCGGCAACCAAGGATGTGGATGTGACGGTGGAGAAGACCCCTACCGAGAAGGTATCAGTAGAGGGAGAACACGGTGAGGCGGGTGAAGAGGAAGTGAAAGGAGGAGGAATGGTTGGGATGATTAAAGGATGGTTTGGTGGTGCTGCGACGGAGGAGGTGAAGCCAAAATCGCCACATTCTGTTGAAGACTCTGAGTCTACACAATCACTTGGCACAACCGTTG TGATAGGAACTAAGGGGTTTCCGGAGTCCAGTGGAAGTGAGCTAGGAGAGACTGGCGTTGGTGGCGGAGCTGTACCTGTGCAGAGGGGAGTTTGA
- the LOC104753156 gene encoding uncharacterized protein LOC104753156, with protein sequence MALISVPNPPIEVDFDAEAEDRDEFHIEKIVTDFTEAEESIRHNVYPESDDEAEERTRGGAARRETPIARGDGTMYKGQKFYNGIAFKECVTDYALTTGHNLKQYRYDKDRIGFKCIGAKGKCMWKVYAACLHNESFWRITVYTSKHICIPNGKCDMFKVPVIARLFLDKIREEPDYYLPLKMKQIIMEKWKISATRANQGSVVEIDTVKNDAGQDVFKRFYVCFDVLRKTWKKSCRPLIGVDGCFLKAKIKGQLLVALGRDADNGIYPMAWSVVQVENKDNWSWFVNRLKIDLDLGDGDGYIMVSDRQKGLIKAVELQLPQIEHRKCVRHIYERLERIHAYDSQVYEDVLKTKPKTWCRAFHKIGSYCEDVENNSVESFNSTINKAREKPFVAMLETVRRLAMVRIAKRSAISHAHEGICTPYVKLFLADELKAASECSVYPSTNGTYEVYLGYDKHRVCLNSRTCTCMKFQICGIPCEHAYGLIINKKLEAEDYVCEWFRTFKWKENYTEGIVPQRGPRYWPSTGGENMYPSPRPDDEKVDKKRKKGVNESPTKKQPKQKKRIMQCGICGAADHNCRYHQKNKNKNKKAHAGAQVESSQGCLTQEK encoded by the exons ATGGCGTTAATTTCTGTTCCTAATCCACCTATTGAAGTCGATTTCGACGCAGAAGCTGAGGATCGAGATGAATTTCATATCGAAAAGATCGTGACAGACTTTACAGAAGCGGAGGAATCGATTCGTCACAACGTGTACCCAGAAAGTGACGACGAGGCTGAAGAACGTACTCGTGGTGGTGCGGCGAGAAGGGAGACACCCATCGCTCGTGGTGATGGCACAATGTATAAAGGGCAAAAGTTCTACAATGGAATCGCATTTAAGGAGTGTGTGACTGACTATGCACTCACAACAGGTCATAATCTGAAACAATACAGGTACGATAAAGATAGAATCGGTTTTAAGTGTATTGGTGCTAAGGGGAAATGTATGTGGAAAGTGTATGCTGCTTGTCTTCATAATGAGTCGTTTTGGAGGATTACAGTCTACACGAGCAAGCATATATGCATACCTAATGGAAAGTGTGATATGTTTAAGGTCCCAGTAATAGCTAGGTTATTTCTtgataagataagagaagaaCCCGATTATTACTTGCCTCTAAAGATGAAGCAGATTATAATGGAGAAGTGGAAGATATCAGCTACTAGAG CGAATCAAGGTTCTGTTGTAGAGATTGATACAGTGAAGAACGATGCTGGTCAGGATGTGTTTAAGCGATTCTATGTGTGCTTTGATGTTCTTagaaaaacatggaaaaaatcATGTAGACCACTAATAGGAGTTGATGGCTGCTTCTTAAAAGCAAAGATCAAGGGACAGTTGTTGGTTGCTTTAGGAAGAGATGCAGACAATGGTATCTACCCAATGGCTTGGAGTGTTGTTCAAGTTGAGAACAAAGATAATTGGTCATGGTTTGTGAATAGGCTGAAAATTGACTTGGATTTAGGTGATGGAGATGGGTACATTATGGTGTCTGATCGACAAAAG GGGTTGATTAAGGCTGTTGAGTTACAGTTACCACAGATAGAGCATCGAAAATGTGTTAGACACATTTATG AGAGATTGGAGAGGATCCATGCATATGATAGTCAAGTATATGAAGATGTCCTGAAGACTAAACCAAAGACTTGGTGTAGGGCATTCCACAAGATTGGCAGCTACTGTGAGGATGTTGAAAACAACTCTGTGGAGTCCTTCAATAGTACAATCAACAAGGCAAGAGAGAAACCATTTGTGGCTATGTTGGAGACTGTAAGAAGGCTTGCCATGGTGAGGATTGCTAAACGGTCTGCTATTTCTCATGCACATGAAG GGATATGCACTCCATATGTGAAACTTTTCCTTGCTGACGAGCTTAAGGCAGCTTCTGAGTGCTCTGTATATCCCAGTACAAATGGAACATATGAAGTTTACCTGGGATATGACAAACACAGGGTCTGTTTGAATTCCAGAACTTGTACCTGCATGAAGTTTCAGATTTGTGGAATCCCCTGCGAACATGCTTATGGACTgataatcaacaaaaaattgGAAGCTGAAGATTATGTGTGTGAATGGTTCAGAACATTTAAGTGGAAGGAGAATTACACCGAGGGGATTGTTCCACAAAGAGGTCCACGCTATTGGCCTTCCACTGGAGGTGAAAATATGTATCCATCACCAAGGCCGGACGATGAAAAGGtagacaagaagaggaagaaaggtgTTAATGAGTCACCTACCAAGaagcaaccaaaacaaaagaaaagaatcatgcaGTGTGGGATTTGTGGTGCAGCTGATCATAATTGTAGGTACCACCagaagaataagaataagaataagaaggCACAT GCTGGAGCTCAAGTCGAATCTTCTCAAGGCTGTTTGACTCAAGAGAAGTAA
- the LOC104753174 gene encoding alkane hydroxylase MAH1-like — protein MASLGINLGMFGHESRANYWAGPIVDWVEKKFQKILDFLGDAIFNADSGLWEDMRKSSNAIFSHQNFQSFSVSTSVSKLWQGLIPILENAVEKHTIIDLQDLFQRFLFDKSSILMIGYDPKCLSIEMPKDEFGDAMDGVADVIFYRHLKPSFLWKFQYWIGVGLEKKMRRGLAVFDQMLGKIISVKREEIKIHGIHDSEGVL, from the exons ATGGCTTCTTTAGGTATCAATCTCGGTATGTTCGGGCATGAATCACGGGCCAACTATTGGGCTGGGCCGATTGTGGATTGGGTTGA AAAGAAGTTTCAGAAGATCTTAGACTTCTTGGGAGATGCGATTTTCAACGCCGACTCGGGCTTGTGGGAGGATATGAGAAAATCCTCTAATGCCATATTTAGccatcaaaattttcaaagtttttcGGTGAGTACAAGCGTAAGCAAATTGTGGCAAGGGCTTATTCCTATTCTTGAAAACGCTGTTGAGAAACACACCATCATCGACTTGCAAGATTTATTCCAAAGATTCTTGTTCGATAAATCTTCAATTTTGATGATCGGGTATGATCCAAAATGTCTTTCTATTGAAATGCCTAAAGATGAGTTTGGTGACGCGATGGACGGAGTTGCAGATGTTATTTTCTATAGACATCTCAAGCCGTCTTTCCTGTGGAAGTTCCAATATTGGATTGGTGTTGGactagagaagaagatgagaagaggTCTCGCGGTTTTCGACCAAATGCTTGGGAAGATCATATCGGTTAAAAGAGAGGAGATCAAAATTCATGGGATTCATGACTCAGAAGGAGTATTGTGA